The sequence below is a genomic window from Plectropomus leopardus isolate mb unplaced genomic scaffold, YSFRI_Pleo_2.0 unplaced_scaffold25127, whole genome shotgun sequence.
AGTCTCCCCGAGGAGGCCGACTCCTGCCTGATCTCCAGGTTTGTCGGCGAGGAGAAGCTGGTCCTGCTGaacacctctgacctctggtcCCACAACTCCACGGCACCTGAAGACCCGAAACGACGACTCTCGGTCGTCAGCACGCACAACATCTCTTCTTATGAGATCCACGACCTGACCCACTCAGACTCCGGCCCGTACCGAGAGGAGTGTTGGACCGACGGCAGAGTCACACACGACAAGACCACCACCGTCATCGTCTGCAGTCGCGTGTATGGAGATGGATATACTTATGTCATGACACCTGGAGGAACAAAGGATCTGCGATGTTTCGGAGCGACTGACCATCAGGACGTCCTGTGGCTCAAACGTGACTTCagacacaaacaggaaatatGGAGCAGAGTTTTTGGGGACAATGAGACATCAGTGATGGACGAGGATGGAGGAAGATACCAAGTGGTGAAAAAGACATCAAATCTTCATGTTTTTAACTTCACAACAACAGCCTTAAAAGTGTTCATGTGTCTGCTGATGAAACAACAGCAGTGTGATCACAGCTTGACTGTAAATGTACATCTGAGTTCTGAAATAATCTACGGCTCAGAGGGACAGACGGCTGTGCTGCTGTGCAATCTCACTGATTTCAGTGATGATCAGCCGCCACGATGGACGAGCAGCAGCATCAACCAGCTAAACCAGACTGACGAAAACTCCTCTCTGGTGTTT
It includes:
- the LOC121966585 gene encoding uncharacterized protein LOC121966585 gives rise to the protein MTPGGTKDLRCFGATDHQDVLWLKRDFRHKQEIWSRVFGDNETSVMDEDGGRYQVVKKTSNLHVFNFTTTALKVFMCLLMKQQQCDHSLTVNVHLSSEIIYGSEGQTAVLLCNLTDFSDDQPPRWTSSSINQLNQTDENSSLVFSSLTLNDTAPGPSMVKVRVQHPPEASVKIHQVLKVSGFSPTLRTLSSSSSGSAGAPAPAGEGVQAQTLRGDGTFNQHSGFKYCFREVKDGQ